The Novipirellula artificiosorum genome includes a window with the following:
- a CDS encoding alpha/beta hydrolase — protein sequence MTFLEKVRHQRSAIVVFFGSLLFASIVGCSAESARSTEDRSTEDRSTAMETAAMETAASYEQGEVAEWSVEASEDPAFASAENFAAEAIASEPQVDAIDSMPRIRSAPMETRSMNVPLAAPSTPKPVPLGTAGSPARTRSGDHLSHLPAGAEHSPEQGFATVQVFYATDRSRGAVSLSDYEITGQKEAFLFLSVGSLGMVLFGGLLWYRGRTRSGNVALMMGGLTGCLAAACVAVGQANIEKHGVTYGSDRGSLVRGICEVTVPDSHQRGLVERPSLLRFELQENQREHIVLTRAVELASSDFQQRLTETLAASPDGDLLVFIHGYNVSFESAVQRTAQIAVDLPFEGVPVCYSWPSQASLMGYTIDENNSEWTITHLKQFLTDLAEQSGAKSINVVAHSMGNRAMTAAMQQIQWQRDEASPPPFDRIVLAAPDVDADRFRRDLAPALLKVSNQVTLYASSDDQALVASKKVHGYPRAGESGANIVVVPGVETIDVSGIDLSLLGHSYYGDNESMLRDLYELVRVRLPAAQRRMLMARREGELIYWQLAQRQLTDPSLR from the coding sequence ATGACATTCCTGGAAAAAGTCCGACACCAGCGCAGCGCAATCGTGGTGTTTTTCGGTTCCCTGTTGTTTGCAAGCATTGTTGGCTGCTCCGCGGAATCGGCACGCAGTACAGAAGACCGCAGTACAGAAGACCGCAGTACAGCGATGGAGACGGCAGCGATGGAGACGGCAGCGAGTTACGAGCAGGGCGAGGTAGCGGAATGGAGCGTCGAGGCCAGCGAGGATCCCGCGTTTGCCAGCGCGGAAAACTTCGCAGCGGAAGCCATCGCTTCGGAACCCCAGGTCGACGCCATCGACTCGATGCCGCGAATCCGGTCAGCGCCGATGGAGACTCGATCGATGAATGTGCCCCTTGCTGCCCCGTCCACCCCCAAGCCTGTACCGCTCGGAACTGCGGGCTCGCCGGCACGAACCCGGTCTGGCGATCATTTATCACACCTTCCAGCCGGTGCCGAACACAGCCCCGAACAAGGTTTTGCAACGGTCCAGGTGTTCTATGCAACTGACCGAAGTCGTGGTGCGGTTTCGTTGTCGGACTATGAGATTACGGGACAAAAGGAAGCCTTCTTGTTTCTGTCCGTTGGTTCGTTGGGAATGGTGCTGTTTGGCGGGCTGCTCTGGTACCGAGGACGGACACGATCCGGCAACGTGGCGTTGATGATGGGTGGGTTGACCGGATGTTTGGCCGCGGCGTGTGTTGCCGTGGGTCAGGCCAATATCGAGAAACATGGGGTGACGTACGGCTCGGATCGCGGAAGCCTAGTTCGCGGCATTTGCGAGGTGACGGTGCCGGATTCGCATCAACGCGGCCTGGTCGAGCGTCCCAGTTTGCTACGGTTCGAACTGCAAGAAAATCAGCGTGAGCACATTGTACTGACACGTGCGGTTGAGTTGGCAAGCAGCGATTTCCAGCAGCGGTTGACGGAAACCCTTGCCGCATCGCCCGATGGCGATCTGTTGGTCTTCATTCATGGCTACAACGTCAGCTTCGAGTCGGCGGTCCAGCGAACCGCTCAAATCGCTGTCGATTTGCCTTTCGAGGGCGTCCCGGTTTGTTACAGCTGGCCAAGCCAAGCCTCCTTGATGGGTTACACGATCGACGAAAATAACTCGGAGTGGACGATCACGCACCTGAAACAATTCCTTACGGACTTGGCGGAACAAAGTGGTGCCAAAAGCATCAACGTGGTCGCTCACAGCATGGGGAACCGAGCGATGACCGCCGCGATGCAGCAGATTCAATGGCAGCGAGACGAAGCATCACCGCCACCGTTCGATCGTATCGTCTTGGCGGCTCCCGACGTCGACGCCGACCGTTTTCGTCGCGACCTCGCGCCGGCCTTATTAAAGGTTTCTAACCAAGTCACCTTGTACGCCTCGTCCGATGACCAAGCACTGGTTGCGTCGAAGAAAGTTCACGGCTATCCGCGTGCAGGAGAGAGCGGTGCAAACATCGTTGTGGTCCCGGGAGTCGAAACGATCGATGTCAGCGGCATCGACTTAAGTCTGCTCGGCCATAGCTACTACGGCGACAACGAGTCGATGCTCCGCGATTTGTATGAGTTGGTGCGTGTACGGTTGCCAGCGGCCCAACGGCGGATGTTGATGGCTCGACGCGAAGGCGAACTGATCTACTGGCAATTGGCTCAGCGACAACTTACCGATCCGTCGTTGCGTTGA
- a CDS encoding tetratricopeptide repeat protein, whose product MTAKPFVAVLLFAAFGVLLDVAGCSRPAEVPIASAPSSPEKTKSPEKPKSISAQRWDPEPAIAQQPTAEVYATSLPSSAAGYIGTDACAECHAEQYESYQATHHSRSLRLASDAADEVTGAYYHQPSKASYHAVRDGTELKHQEWIHFPTEKDASANLPLGPEAKFLAAELPVKYVMGSGAFAKGYLLSDNGMLLQSPMTWYVAAKSFAMAPRYDVPHHLGMKRMISDGCLYCHAGLAYRENGNEHKLVVTEVAIGCERCHGPGQDHLDWVESDTASDAEDDYRIVQPANLNRQRAEEICAQCHLQGSLFVYAEGKTIWDYRPGERLDATQVSYKVDSSSTKDANFTDHFEQLWQSPCYQQSETLTCITCHDPHHSPTGESAREIHQQNCLSCHDDSACGLDHETRMQRAQNQCVQCHMPKGESAIPHTATTQHRIGIHVDNAAPTAKPSEPKLRRLHNPLDPEAQSTTRRNDALATASWLREGVYEGIPSPELRQKTIDELLKLADSDQRDAAVHEAIARLAKQDAILAKNAGDARQMWNLAEKHAATVLRMQADPTLLRQSSLSVLFDKSYSEGNFSKAVRYGIELAENGRSAVDWYNLGLVFGRLQRFGEAESAFRRSIEIDAGYLSPYRSLFKLYSSTDPALAEQVGRTGMMLETRQQAR is encoded by the coding sequence ATGACAGCCAAACCCTTCGTGGCCGTTTTGCTATTCGCTGCCTTCGGCGTTTTATTGGATGTCGCTGGATGCAGTCGGCCCGCCGAGGTGCCCATCGCAAGTGCCCCCTCCTCCCCCGAGAAAACGAAATCTCCCGAGAAACCGAAATCGATTTCCGCTCAACGATGGGATCCGGAGCCCGCGATCGCGCAGCAACCCACGGCCGAAGTGTATGCGACCTCCCTTCCATCTTCGGCCGCAGGCTACATTGGGACCGACGCGTGTGCCGAGTGCCATGCCGAGCAATACGAGTCGTATCAGGCGACGCACCATAGTCGCTCATTGAGGCTGGCAAGTGATGCGGCAGATGAAGTGACCGGTGCGTACTACCACCAGCCGAGCAAGGCGTCCTACCATGCGGTGCGTGACGGCACCGAGCTGAAGCACCAGGAATGGATTCATTTTCCGACGGAAAAAGATGCTTCGGCAAACTTGCCGTTGGGGCCAGAAGCAAAATTTTTGGCGGCTGAGTTGCCGGTCAAGTACGTGATGGGGAGTGGCGCCTTTGCAAAAGGTTACCTGCTCAGCGACAACGGCATGCTGTTGCAGTCACCGATGACTTGGTATGTGGCAGCGAAATCTTTTGCGATGGCACCTCGCTACGACGTCCCCCATCACCTCGGCATGAAACGGATGATTAGCGATGGGTGTCTGTATTGCCATGCCGGACTCGCTTACCGCGAAAACGGAAACGAGCACAAGTTGGTCGTTACGGAAGTTGCCATCGGATGCGAGCGATGCCACGGACCGGGGCAAGATCATCTGGACTGGGTTGAATCGGATACGGCGAGCGATGCAGAGGATGATTACCGCATCGTTCAGCCAGCAAATTTAAACCGGCAAAGGGCCGAAGAGATTTGTGCTCAGTGCCATTTGCAAGGTAGCTTGTTTGTCTATGCCGAAGGCAAGACGATTTGGGACTATCGCCCAGGCGAGCGACTCGATGCAACACAAGTCTCTTACAAAGTGGATTCGAGTAGCACGAAGGACGCCAACTTTACAGATCACTTTGAGCAGCTTTGGCAAAGCCCTTGTTATCAACAATCCGAAACGTTGACCTGCATCACCTGTCACGACCCTCATCATTCGCCGACGGGGGAATCGGCTCGCGAGATCCACCAGCAAAATTGTTTGTCCTGCCACGACGATTCTGCATGCGGGTTGGATCACGAAACTCGGATGCAGAGGGCACAGAATCAGTGCGTTCAGTGTCATATGCCAAAGGGAGAAAGTGCCATTCCCCACACGGCGACGACTCAGCATCGCATTGGAATTCATGTCGATAACGCCGCACCGACAGCGAAGCCAAGCGAACCGAAACTCCGCCGATTACACAACCCTCTGGATCCCGAGGCACAATCGACAACGCGTCGCAATGACGCTTTGGCGACCGCATCGTGGTTGCGAGAAGGGGTTTATGAAGGCATCCCTTCACCGGAATTACGACAGAAAACGATCGACGAACTACTGAAACTCGCAGACTCAGACCAAAGGGACGCCGCCGTTCACGAAGCGATCGCCCGGCTGGCAAAGCAAGATGCGATATTAGCCAAGAACGCGGGCGATGCGAGGCAGATGTGGAATTTAGCGGAAAAGCATGCCGCGACGGTTTTGAGAATGCAAGCCGATCCCACTCTCTTGCGTCAATCGAGTTTGTCGGTCCTGTTCGACAAGAGCTATAGCGAAGGGAATTTCTCGAAGGCGGTTCGCTATGGGATCGAATTGGCCGAGAATGGTCGATCCGCAGTCGATTGGTACAACCTCGGTCTTGTGTTCGGGCGCCTGCAACGTTTTGGTGAGGCAGAAAGTGCATTTCGTCGGTCGATTGAAATCGACGCCGGTTACCTTTCGCCGTACCGCTCACTTTTCAAACTCTATTCCTCGACCGATCCGGCGTTGGCCGAGCAGGTCGGGCGTACGGGGATGATGTTGGAAACGCGACAACAAGCCCGCTGA
- a CDS encoding secretin N-terminal domain-containing protein — MPHLKQPTHTCRLHRVANCAAAMVVFAWGANLATSTEPIDRLENQAGHSGLMLAEVPDLVPIRPAPSSRIVHAAQLVKPESRVLINNETSESAPLDLLPPSPISTPSQVAPPSTPPLTETASAPQSNTPPPPSLSTNANSTNANSTNANSTNANSTNANSTNANSIDAALSRPGSITFRQTPLNEVVFLLSELWQVNIVIGENVVGEVSGTFHETPLREVLSAVLTTSGYSYRKTGSSLIVLPVADVGSDQPDFVSRTLRLPQSTDDGDGMIEAAKMLLGERGQIQKVGEAAVLVIAHPDAINKLEELFSSLAGQRSATLTTPSPSSSDTAPSSEPIPNAVTAEPVITQNGIAYFTPQYTEAEEMAESLGQALGDTVTVAVYAEENRIMVKGTPEELRIAAQAIEQLDVPRPQVRITAVIYDVAIGELEKLGINWSQIPHSSATALESLNSTDLVYRNTIGIGATGLAPADATTAGLSAIAIRTINSTYEATMLIQALDSNAEAKILADPTVTVGDRNEASIRIVQKIPVVSSILTTAGAIPQVEFEEAGIILTVTPRISRDGTIEMKVHPEYSYKADEINGNPVIDSRAADTTVRVNDGHLFVLGGLRQKNIIEDVRGVPYLKDIKYIGRLFRSHNTEVRESELIVFLKPEIVTPYSVGTPRQQQAACIANTQLDQIPYATVCPQTPDCKNPYCPNHNPRCRVNGGSFELEMLGDSGMECTCPHADVLYE; from the coding sequence ATGCCCCATTTGAAACAACCTACGCACACCTGTCGCCTCCATCGCGTCGCCAATTGCGCCGCTGCGATGGTCGTGTTCGCGTGGGGGGCCAACCTTGCCACGTCAACCGAACCGATCGACCGATTGGAAAATCAAGCTGGCCATAGCGGCTTGATGCTGGCCGAGGTTCCTGATTTGGTGCCGATCCGTCCGGCCCCCAGCTCACGCATCGTTCATGCCGCACAATTGGTCAAGCCCGAATCGCGAGTGCTGATCAACAACGAGACCTCGGAGTCCGCGCCCCTTGACCTGCTACCACCGAGCCCTATTTCCACTCCATCGCAAGTGGCTCCTCCATCGACGCCACCGTTGACCGAGACCGCATCGGCGCCCCAATCAAACACGCCACCGCCCCCGTCCTTATCGACCAACGCAAACTCGACCAACGCAAACTCGACCAACGCAAACTCGACCAACGCAAACTCGACCAACGCAAACTCGACCAACGCAAACTCAATTGACGCGGCACTCAGCCGACCGGGCAGCATCACGTTTCGCCAAACGCCGCTCAACGAGGTCGTGTTTCTGCTCAGTGAATTGTGGCAGGTCAACATCGTCATCGGAGAAAATGTGGTCGGCGAAGTCAGCGGAACGTTCCACGAGACACCGCTGCGAGAGGTCTTGTCTGCGGTGCTGACGACGTCCGGGTACAGCTATCGAAAAACCGGCAGCAGCTTGATTGTGTTACCGGTCGCAGATGTCGGATCCGACCAACCTGACTTTGTTTCCCGCACACTTCGTCTACCACAATCCACAGACGACGGGGACGGAATGATCGAAGCGGCAAAGATGCTGCTCGGCGAAAGAGGCCAAATACAAAAAGTGGGTGAGGCTGCGGTGCTGGTCATCGCTCATCCGGATGCCATCAACAAGCTGGAAGAGCTGTTTTCGAGTCTCGCCGGCCAACGGTCCGCGACGTTGACCACACCATCGCCTTCGTCCAGTGATACGGCACCGTCGAGTGAGCCGATCCCCAATGCGGTGACGGCCGAGCCTGTGATAACGCAAAACGGAATCGCCTACTTCACGCCTCAGTATACGGAAGCGGAAGAAATGGCCGAGTCGCTTGGCCAAGCCCTCGGTGACACCGTCACGGTCGCAGTCTACGCCGAAGAAAACCGCATCATGGTGAAGGGAACGCCTGAGGAACTACGAATCGCCGCCCAGGCGATCGAACAACTCGACGTCCCAAGACCGCAGGTTCGAATCACCGCGGTGATCTACGATGTGGCAATCGGTGAACTTGAAAAACTCGGTATCAATTGGTCACAAATACCGCACAGCAGCGCAACGGCCCTCGAATCACTCAATAGCACGGACCTTGTCTACCGAAACACGATTGGGATTGGGGCGACCGGATTGGCTCCCGCGGACGCCACAACGGCGGGACTAAGTGCCATCGCGATTCGGACGATCAACAGCACGTACGAAGCGACGATGCTGATCCAAGCACTCGACTCGAACGCCGAAGCCAAAATTTTGGCCGACCCAACCGTGACGGTTGGCGACCGTAACGAAGCGTCGATTCGCATCGTCCAAAAAATCCCCGTTGTCAGTTCGATTTTGACCACTGCGGGGGCAATCCCCCAAGTCGAATTTGAAGAGGCTGGGATCATCTTGACCGTAACGCCGCGAATCAGTCGCGATGGAACGATCGAGATGAAAGTGCACCCGGAATACAGTTACAAAGCCGATGAGATCAATGGAAATCCCGTGATTGACAGCCGCGCAGCCGACACGACGGTGCGCGTCAACGATGGTCACTTGTTTGTCCTCGGTGGGCTTCGGCAAAAAAACATCATCGAGGATGTTCGTGGCGTGCCCTACTTGAAGGACATCAAGTACATCGGACGACTGTTCCGCAGCCACAATACCGAGGTACGCGAAAGCGAATTGATTGTCTTCCTCAAGCCAGAAATCGTGACACCCTACTCCGTCGGCACGCCACGACAACAACAAGCCGCTTGCATTGCCAACACGCAGCTCGATCAAATCCCCTATGCCACGGTTTGCCCGCAAACACCCGATTGCAAAAATCCGTACTGCCCAAATCACAATCCTCGCTGTCGCGTCAACGGTGGATCGTTTGAATTGGAAATGCTGGGCGATAGCGGCATGGAATGCACCTGCCCGCATGCGGATGTTCTCTACGAGTGA
- a CDS encoding ThuA domain-containing protein — protein sequence MSTFRSIICFCLVLTASSCFAADRLVLEPADGTGNGRHIVLVSGDEEYRTEESCPMLAKILSQHHGFKCTVLFAIDKETGRINPNEISNIPGTDALADADLMIIATRWRVLPDEQLKPILDYLKAAKPIVAYRTATHAFKSGHYGGYDWANFGINVIGENWLSHHGKHKVQGGRAVIVPENAKHPVLNSVSDIYTPSDIYGIKHLDQNKATVLLRGAVIEALDPNAAIVEGEINDPMMPLAWIKPYPSPSGETGQCFATTAGAAVDFLSEDLRRLIVNACFFLTEQTVPEKADVTFVDPFDPSFFGFQKGDFFEKRALKVEDFDLGKSTKVLQ from the coding sequence ATGAGTACGTTTCGCTCTATTATCTGTTTCTGTCTCGTTCTAACCGCTTCGTCTTGTTTCGCCGCCGATCGACTGGTGCTTGAACCTGCCGACGGGACAGGCAATGGACGGCACATTGTGTTGGTCTCAGGTGATGAGGAGTATCGCACCGAAGAATCATGCCCGATGCTGGCGAAGATTCTGAGCCAACACCATGGTTTCAAATGTACCGTGCTGTTTGCGATCGATAAGGAAACAGGAAGGATCAACCCGAACGAAATCAGCAACATTCCCGGTACCGATGCATTGGCCGACGCAGACCTGATGATCATCGCAACCCGCTGGCGTGTGTTGCCCGATGAACAACTCAAACCCATCTTGGATTACTTGAAGGCGGCGAAACCAATCGTTGCCTATCGCACGGCGACCCATGCATTCAAGAGTGGCCACTACGGCGGTTACGACTGGGCGAATTTTGGGATCAACGTGATTGGCGAAAACTGGCTTAGCCATCACGGCAAGCACAAAGTCCAAGGTGGCCGAGCCGTCATTGTCCCCGAGAATGCCAAGCACCCAGTGTTGAACTCGGTGTCGGACATTTACACCCCATCCGACATTTACGGCATCAAGCATCTCGATCAGAACAAGGCCACCGTACTGCTTCGTGGTGCAGTCATCGAAGCACTGGACCCCAATGCAGCGATCGTTGAAGGAGAGATCAACGATCCAATGATGCCGTTGGCGTGGATCAAGCCCTATCCGTCGCCATCGGGAGAAACGGGCCAATGCTTTGCCACAACGGCTGGCGCGGCCGTCGATTTTCTGAGCGAAGACTTGCGGCGTTTGATCGTCAACGCCTGCTTCTTCTTGACTGAGCAAACCGTCCCCGAAAAAGCAGACGTGACGTTCGTCGATCCGTTCGACCCCTCGTTCTTCGGCTTTCAAAAAGGCGACTTCTTCGAAAAACGAGCCCTCAAGGTCGAAGATTTCGATCTTGGCAAATCGACCAAAGTGCTGCAGTAA